ACGCTGATCACGCCGATATCCGGAACGTGAGGATGCTGGATGTAAATGTCACCGGTCAATATCAGGTTGGAGGTTTGGCAGGAGAAATTGGTTCCGATGGTGCAGTTACGTCCTGTTACGCCACGGGTCAGGTTGCAGGCGACGAAGATGTCGGCGGCCTGGTGGGTTTGAACCAGGGCACGATAACCGGCTGTTACGCTTCGGCAACAGTGAATGGTAAATGGGGGTATGTTGGCGGTTTGGCGGGCGAGAACAGACATCAAGTAATCAGTTCTTATGCCACGGGTGACGTAACCGGCAATAAATACGTGGGTGGTCTGGTGGGGTCGAACTGGGGTTATGAAAGCATGCCGGCCACGATCACCGAATCGTATTCAACGGGTGCTGTTAAAGGCAGAACCAGTGAAGCAACAGATCTCGGCGGTCTGGTAGGGAAGATCATCTATGGCAATGTTCAACACAGCTATTGGGACACGGAGACTTCGGGCAAGGTTATATCCGCCGGTGGTATAGGCATGACGACCTCAATGATGAAAAAGCAAGAGAACTATGCAGATTGGGATTTCGTGAACACATGGGGTATTGATGCGGACGAGAACAATGGGTATCCATTTTTAGCTCTAGTGGTGGCTGTACCCGATACAGAGCCGCCTGTGTGGGCAGAGGGTTTCCCTAAAGCTGTTGACATAACAGCCTCTGGAATAACGCTCAAGGCCAAGATCGACGAGGATGGCACAGCCTATTACGTGGTTCTTGCCGGTGGATCAGCCTCTCCCAGTTCACAGCAGGTCAAGTCTGGTAAGGACAGTAGTGACAACCCGGTGGCAGATGGACGTAAAGGTTCCATTAGCTTGACGGCTGACACCGTGGGAAATACCAGTATCTTCGGACTGGATTCGGATACTGCTTACGACCTTTACGCGGTAGCCCAGGACACTGCAGACAACCTGCAGAGTGTACCAAGGAAGCTGCAATTTACCACAAAAACATCAGCGAGTGTATCACCAGGCACTGGTTCTGGCGGCGTGGCTACCTATACAATCAGTGTTACCGCCGGTACCGGTGGCACCATCACACCCAAAACCTTCAAGGTTAAGGCCAATGCTGCTCAGACATTCACCATCACCCCTGATCCCGGTTATGAAATTGAAGATGTGTTGGTAGATGGAAAGAGTATTGGGGCAAAAACAAGCTACACCTTCAACAAGGTCACTGGAGAGCATACCATTTCAGCTACGTTCAAGAAGGTGGAAGAAACAGTGGAAGACGTTCCGGTGATAGAGCTGCCTTTCAAGGATGTCCATGAAAACAACTGGTTCTACAACAGTGTGAAGTATGCCTACGAAAAGGGACTGATGCAAGGTACTGGACTTGACACTTTCAGTCCATTCTCGAATACCAGCCGGGCCATGATCGTTACCATTCTCCACCGTCTGGAGAAAACACCGGCCGGTCTGGGGGACATCTTCAACGATGTGGCAGAAGGCACATGGTATAAAGATGCAGTGGCCTGGGCAGCAGCAAACGGTATTGTAGGGGGCTACGGGGGCAATCGGTTTGGACCCAATGACAGCATTACCCGTGAGCAGATGGCTTGCATCCTTTACCGTTATGCTAAGTATGCAGGATATGATGTGTCACAGTCTGGTTCCCTGACAGGCTTTACTGATGGCGGCCAAACCTCAAAGTGGGCTGTGGCAGCCATGGAGTGGGCGGTAGGCTCCGGACTGATCCAGGGCAAGGACGGTAATATCCTTGATCCGGCAGGGCTCGCCACCAGGGCCGAGGCCGCGACCATACTGCAGCGTTTTATAGAGAACAACGCAAAATAGAGGTCTTTCTCAGGACCTGCTTAGCTAAACAGCGGAAGTCGGAAATTACAAGAATTAGGGGCTGCCCCGAAAGTTAAGGGAAGCCTTTACTGAGGCACATAACAACTTACCCCTACCCTTAGGCCTAGCTGTGTACAGGGTAGGGGTGTTCCATTCAAGCTTCTTGAAGATGGTTAGTTAAACCGAAATCCCTCGCTTCACAGCCGGAAGTGTGGAATGTTTCCGTTTCGGCCGAAAGAGCTTGCAACCGGTATAATTCAGTTGTAAAATGTAGGTGTCTCATATAAGACACTTTTCAGGAGGATTCGAGATGGCTGCAGAGATAACAAATCGACCCCAAGAACTTCTCCTGCATACCCCGCTGTT
This Bacillota bacterium DNA region includes the following protein-coding sequences:
- a CDS encoding S-layer homology domain-containing protein, producing the protein ADHADIRNVRMLDVNVTGQYQVGGLAGEIGSDGAVTSCYATGQVAGDEDVGGLVGLNQGTITGCYASATVNGKWGYVGGLAGENRHQVISSYATGDVTGNKYVGGLVGSNWGYESMPATITESYSTGAVKGRTSEATDLGGLVGKIIYGNVQHSYWDTETSGKVISAGGIGMTTSMMKKQENYADWDFVNTWGIDADENNGYPFLALVVAVPDTEPPVWAEGFPKAVDITASGITLKAKIDEDGTAYYVVLAGGSASPSSQQVKSGKDSSDNPVADGRKGSISLTADTVGNTSIFGLDSDTAYDLYAVAQDTADNLQSVPRKLQFTTKTSASVSPGTGSGGVATYTISVTAGTGGTITPKTFKVKANAAQTFTITPDPGYEIEDVLVDGKSIGAKTSYTFNKVTGEHTISATFKKVEETVEDVPVIELPFKDVHENNWFYNSVKYAYEKGLMQGTGLDTFSPFSNTSRAMIVTILHRLEKTPAGLGDIFNDVAEGTWYKDAVAWAAANGIVGGYGGNRFGPNDSITREQMACILYRYAKYAGYDVSQSGSLTGFTDGGQTSKWAVAAMEWAVGSGLIQGKDGNILDPAGLATRAEAATILQRFIENNAK